The nucleotide window TAAGATCATAGAAGATGGATACGTAGCAGTGAGTGGAATTTTCTATGTTGGAGGCAAGAAAATTCGTGTAACTGACCGTACTGTGGAAATAAATGATATTCCCAGGCAAACCATAAACGGTGTAAACGTGCACGATACTTTTTTTGTTGGAAACTACGATATCACATTAACCGATGACGGATTAAGGTTCTAAGGTTGGTAGATAGCACTTGCAATTAAAAAGAATAAAACTTTTATAGAACAAAGTTTAAAACAAAATTATTTAGACCAGAGTTTTTCAGAACACAGTTTAAAAATAAAGTTCCACAATAAAATTTCAAAATAAAATTTTTAAGAATAAAATTTTTTAATATTAGTTAGACTGAGGTATATTTTTCTTGCTGGCAGTTTACTGGAGTCTTCCCTGAATACGTTTTCCAAAAAAAAGGGGCCAAAAAATATCATTTTTGAAGACTTATAAAAACCCTTTAAAAAGTTTTTTGCTCTGAGTGATCTCTTCCTTTTGGAAAGGATTTTTCTGGTTTAAGTGAATTGTTCTTCCGCAACCAGATTAATGAAATAATGAACTTTCCCAAAACTTAGAACCGTGTCCTTAAATCTCTGATTTTGGATAGCCAATGACCTTACGGTTATAAAGGAAGTCTGAATATTTTATTAATGTGGATAAAGATTGATTTTTGAATGAACTTGTACTCAAACACCTTTAAATTACTAACATTACAATTAATTTTATGAAAAATCATTTAATTTTAAATATGAAGGTTATAAATAGAATAAAACAGGAAATCGGATGCTGAGTGATGACAAAAATGAAATACATAATTGCGATGATAAGGCCAGAAAAGCTTGACAACGTCAAAAAAGAGCTTCAGAAAATTGGGGCACACGGACTGACAGTTTCATCTGTTTCTGGATATGGTGCCCAAGGAGGACATCTGAGTGTTGATAGGACTAAAACTGAAAAATACGAAGCAAACCTGCTTGATAAAGTCAAGATTGAAATTGCGGTGAAAGATGAGTTTCTGCAAACGACAGTTGAAGCAATCGAAAAAGGATCAAAAGATATAGACGGCTATATAGGAAGTGGAAAGATATTCGTGCTATCACTAGATGATGCAATAAGAATCCGCACGAAAGAAAATGGAAACGACGCTCTTTGATAAACAGATCGGCGTTATAACAGCAGATACTATGTAGACATTATTACACTTATGGATTAATTAGATCTTTAAAATAAATACCATCTCAAACATGACCATATATGGAGCTTATACCAAAACCAGTCTCTGCCCTCAAAATGAATAAGAATTTTAGAATGATTTTTCATGATTAGAAACTTTTGATCATTCCTAACTCGATAAATAGAGAAGAAGTTTTGAATTATGGATGGGATAAGCTCATATTTTTTCTGCCGCTTGTCTAAATATTTTTTGTGATTTCCTCAGTGCTAATATGGCTAATGTAATTTTCAAATAGATCTTTATTTTTGAACATACTTTATGGTTTATCTATATTTATTTAGTAAGCTTTTCTGGTTTGAGTTAAGGTCCAAAAGTTAATATATTAAAATGAAGGATGAAAGGACTGCTGTTTGATATAATAACATCAGCTTATTCGTTAAAACATTAGCTTATTCTTTACGAATATTAGTTAAGGTACATTGGAGGGAATAGCACGAAAGGACAGGTTTTACATTAACTCTATTTTTCAAAAATATTCCATAATAAATGTTACTAACCTATCTGAAAGAAAAAGTGAAAGAAATGAGTCACTTCAGTGAAAAATCTCAAAACTGGCGCACATTGGCAAAATTCAAGATTTACCGCTCAATATTTTACAGTGGGTAACCATTAGTTAATTTTATGACTCTGCCCTATCTATTGATTAAACCTTTATTCCATAAGACAAGAATATTTCTTTCTCAAAACTCTGAGCTTTGCGAAGAGTTTAAAAGAAATAGTTAACCCGCTTATTCATTAAGAAGAACAACAGGCTTGATCAGATCTCTTGGTTTTTCTTTCATGAGCATGAGAGCCTTTTCCATGTTGTCGAATCCTTCGAATACGTGGGTAACCATCTTTTCTGGTTTTATTCTTCCGTAGGTACACAGGTCTGCCATTCTTTCCATTCTCAGACGACCTCCGGTTGTCAGGCCACCACGTATGTCTTTTTGAGACATACCTACCCCCCATTCAATACGTGGAATAGGAAGTATGTCTCCGGTTCCGTAGTAGTTGACGTTTGATACCGTGCCTCCAGGTTTTACAATTTTGACTGCATCTGAAATTGTGTTTTCATTTCCTCCTGCTATGATTACAGAGTCCACACCTTTTCCATTCGTTTTTTGAAGAATCTGTTCAACTAATCCACCTTTTCTGTAATCAATAATTTCAGATGCTCCGTATTCCAGAGCAAGATCAACCGAGGCTTTCCGACTTCCTACTGCAAAGAGCCTGCCAGCACCAAGAATAGATGCGCCTGCCACTGCCATAAGACCAACAGGACCAATTCCTATGACTGCAACTGTAGAACCGGTTTTAATTTTTGCCATTTCTGCACCCTGTATTCCAGTAGTTGCCATATCTGAGAGCATGACAGCTTGTTCGAGGGGCATTCCTTCTGGAAGCAGAGCTAAATTCATGTCTGCATCATTTACATGGAAATATTCGGCAAAGACTCCGTTTTTGGAGTTTGAAAACTTCCATCCACCAAGCATTCCATTTGAGTGCATAGGTACTCCATCCTGTGCCGCAATAGATCGCCAGTCAGGTGTAATTGCAGGAACAATTACTTTATCACCTGGTTTGAAGTCTTTAACCTCTGGCCCGACTTCATCTATAACACCTACAGCTTCGTGTCCTAGAATCAAGTTTTTACGGTTTCCAAGCGCACCTTCCCAGACAGTATGAACGTCTGATGTACAGGGCGCTACCGCAATAGGTCTCACGATTGCATCATATGGTCCTGCTGAAGGTCTTTCAGTATCGATCCAGCCTACTTTTCCAATTTCAAGCATCGCAAATCCTTTCATATTATCCCCAACCTTTTCAAAATAATTATTTTTCGATACTTTTTATAGTAACCAGCATATTAATCCGTTGTAGTGATATTTATAATTACTAAGGTGAAACCTGAA belongs to Methanosarcina barkeri 3 and includes:
- a CDS encoding NAD(P)-dependent alcohol dehydrogenase, producing MKGFAMLEIGKVGWIDTERPSAGPYDAIVRPIAVAPCTSDVHTVWEGALGNRKNLILGHEAVGVIDEVGPEVKDFKPGDKVIVPAITPDWRSIAAQDGVPMHSNGMLGGWKFSNSKNGVFAEYFHVNDADMNLALLPEGMPLEQAVMLSDMATTGIQGAEMAKIKTGSTVAVIGIGPVGLMAVAGASILGAGRLFAVGSRKASVDLALEYGASEIIDYRKGGLVEQILQKTNGKGVDSVIIAGGNENTISDAVKIVKPGGTVSNVNYYGTGDILPIPRIEWGVGMSQKDIRGGLTTGGRLRMERMADLCTYGRIKPEKMVTHVFEGFDNMEKALMLMKEKPRDLIKPVVLLNE
- a CDS encoding P-II family nitrogen regulator, whose amino-acid sequence is MTKMKYIIAMIRPEKLDNVKKELQKIGAHGLTVSSVSGYGAQGGHLSVDRTKTEKYEANLLDKVKIEIAVKDEFLQTTVEAIEKGSKDIDGYIGSGKIFVLSLDDAIRIRTKENGNDAL